From the Macaca nemestrina isolate mMacNem1 chromosome 18, mMacNem.hap1, whole genome shotgun sequence genome, the window CAAAGCACACTAGGGAGTGGGAACagcacgtgcaaaggccctgaggtggggcTGTGCCTGTGGCGTGGCTGCAGTGGAGTGAGTAGGAGtcaggcaggggaggggaagcCAGGTTATCTTGGACAGTAAAGGTTCCATAAGGCCGTGGGAACTGTTCCAAGTGTAGCCCCTCAGAGCtggcccctgccctcaaggagcttccaGTTTGTCAGAAGAGACAGACATGAACCAAGGAGTCACTCCACCAAATGCAAAAGCATTTGCATTTAACTGTCTCATAACTGTGACAGATGTTATGAGGGAGGGGTGTGTGCTCTCGGAGATCAGGGAGGACTTCCTTGAGGAACTTGCGCTAGCACTAAGGCAAGGataggtttggtggctcatgcctgtagtcacagcgctttaggaggctgagatggaaagatcacttgagcccaggagtcggaggatgcagtgagctgtgaccatgtcactgcactccagactgcactccagcctgggcaacatagcaagactgcatctcaaattttaaaaatgaaaagaaaaaggggccgggcgaggtggctcaagcctgtaatcccagcactttgggaggccgagatgggcggatcacgaggtcaggagatcgagaccatcctggctaacacagtgaaaccccgtctctactaaaaatacaaaaacttagccgggcgaggtggcaggcgcctgtagtcccagctactcgggaggctgaggcaggagaatggcgtgaacccgggaggcggagcttgcagtgagctgagatccggccactgcactccagcctgggtgacagagcgatactccgtctcaaaaaaaaaaaaaaaaaaaaaaaaaggatgggttcagCAGGTGAAGAGGGGACAGAAGAGGATTCCAGAGAGAGGCTCAGAGTGGAGATGGGGCAGAAGGATGAGCTAGGTGAGACCGTGCCCTGGCCTTGCCTCTGGGAAGGAGTTTCCATTGATACTAAACACAATAGTAAAGCATGGACAAGCTTGAGCAGGGAcaaaattccagctctgccactttctagttatttaattttctggCCTTcagtttcatctgtaaaatgggtataatgatGGCCCCTACCCAACAGGGTCCCTGGGAGGGTGAAATGCCTGGCACTGGGTAAGTACTGTTATTACCATCACCATGGCCATcaccgtcatcatcatcatcaccaccactgttTCCCAGGGAGCGAGATGCCCGTGTGAAGAGGAAACTGCGGGGCCCAGAGCCAGCAGCCACAGAGGCCTATGGGAGCGGAGGTGAGTATAGTCCCGATGGCGATGGGGCCAGGCCTGAGACACGGATCCTCCCTAGCCCaacctctcccttccctctccccggACGCACCAGGTGGTCCCTGCGACTCCACTCTGGGTGGAGACATTCATGAATCAGACCCAGAACAGGCCTCAGCCCCCGGGGAAGTCACCACTGCCCTGGCACCTCCGTGTGGTGGCCCCAGTGCCGAGGCCTACCTCATGCACCCTGCGGCTTTCCACGGGGCCCCCAGTCACCTTCCCACCAGGTGAGTGGGACAGGGGACCAGGCGGGGCTGCGGGACCCTCGGCACTGCTCTGACATCCTTCTCTCCCATGTCAGGAGCCCCAGCTTCCCGGAGGCTCCAGACTCTGGGCGCTCAGGCCCCTACTCGGCTGCATTTCTGGAGCTGCCACCCGGGCCAGGGGGCTCCGGGTACCCAGCGGCTCCACCGGCGGCACCCTTTGCCCCGCACTTTCTCCAAGGGGGCCCCTTCCCTTTACCATACCCTGGGCCTGGGGGCTATCTGGATGTGGGCTCCAAACCCATGTACTGAGCCATTGCTGGGCCCCTCTGCCTCCATCACAAACCTCCtgctcccttcccccagccctggAGCCCCCTCACCTCCACCATCCCCATCCCCCACACCAAATGGCTGCCTTGGGCCTGCCCACCCCCCCCACAACTTCACACCTTGATTTCACTCCCACCCCGCTCTGGCTTCAAAGCCCAACCAAGGCTGCTGGGAGTCCAGCTGGGGCCGGCTTCCCCTTCCCGGCTCTCACCTCCGTGTGAATGGAAGGGGCTCTGCCTGGCCAAATGGGGCTACAGACCAGTATCCCCACCTACCGGGTCCCCCTGTGAGCCCTTGGGGGGGGGCTCAatccccacccccacaccacTAGTGCAGGCCACACCAGTCTGTTGTTCTGGGACCAGAgtatttttgttaataaaacTCAAAAGCCATCCATGCTCAGGAAACATTGAAGCTCCTGTGTTTGGCCCTGGGCGGGGCTGGGTGAGCAAAGGCTTTGCTGGGAGACCCAGACCCAGATCTAAACCTGTGTTTCCAGCTGCCTGACCTAGCACGAAATCTACCAGCTCTCTAGGCCCATCTCTTCAGGAAAGTGGAGAAATCAGAATCTCGTGATGCTGTTAATAAGGCTGCCATGAGAACAGAGCCCTCTCCCTAGCACTGGGGAAGCCAGCGGGCAGCGGCCCCTGGAGGCCCTGGGCAAGCTGACTGGCCTGagcctggccatcctggcaggtCGGGGCCCTGAAGCAGTCAAGGCCCTGAGGTCCACCCCAGGTCCCAGGCCAGCAACCCTATGCATTCCCAACCAAGTCTGGCAAAAACCCAAagaccatttttcttcttttattagaattttttttttcttttttttctcaaaatttttatctaaaaacaaacagaaaaaagaaggaaaaaaagaaaaaaaaattattggaaacTTCATGGTTCaagtggggagagaggagaggaggaacaTGGAGCTGGGTCTCCAGGCCTCTCCAGAGAAGTCCTCACCCTCGAAGCACCCTCTTGGGGAAGAGCAGAGCCGGGACAGCTCCCCCCACAACGCCCAGCCTCCGTCTGAGGAAGAAGGCAGAGTCACAGTGGTCCGAGGGCCAGAAGGGCTGTAGGGGCAGGGGCCGGGGGGGTCACAGGAAGTAGTCAGCCACGGGCTTCTTGGAGGGGATGCCCCGTGTCTCTTGGGGAGCGGCCTCAAAGATGATGAAATCTTTCTGGAGATGCTCGTCCAGCTCCAAGATGGCTGCCACATTTCCACAGCTGGAAGGCGGGGCAGCAGGGTCAGAAGCAGCTCGGCTCAGATGCCCGCCCCTCCCAGCCCGGCCCAGCTGGCTCACCGGTAGCAGTAGTTGGGTGCCGACCACACAGTGAGCACGGTCTCATTGAAGTGCCACTTGTAACCTTCCATCACCAGTTGGTGGGCACGGCAGATCATGTCAATGTCGTTGGCTGCATTGAACTGGGCCACCACGTCACTGCCAAATAGGTAGCCAGCCCCTCGGGGGCTCACGCCCCAGCCTGTGGTGTCTGATGGGGCAAGGGAGGGATGCAGAGGGATATCCTCAGGCTTCTCCGGCTGCCAGCACTGCCCCTTGAGGGTGAGCAGCCTGGCCCCTCCCCAAGTCCACCAGAGGCCCATGGGACCAGAGCATGGGGCCTGAATATGGTCTGTGGGATGGTGGGGACCAGGACAGCAAATGTAGGGGCAGATGAGCTCCAGAGGAGAAAGAATGCCCAATGGCTGGGACCTCCTCATAATGACAGTGATCACATAATCCCCTGGCCAAACAGTAACCAGGAGTGAAAGGGGTGCTCCCAAAGACAGAAGGGCACCCAGTGCTGTCACAGAGCGGTCGGGAGTGGCTGTGGAGCAGTGgctgcatgtgtgcgtgtgtctgtgtgtgtgtggctgtggagCAGAGGCCTCACGTGCGTGTGGCTATGATGGAGCAgacagagagtgtgtgtgtgcgcgtgtgtgcctGTCTGTATGTGTGACAACAAGAACTCTGGCTGGTCCTCAGAAGACCTGACtttaaatctcagctctgctCTACACTAGTGGAGAACCCACAAAATGAGGGGTCTCAGGGGGCTATCATTCTGGGGTTCTGACCTCTGAAGAAGCTGCTGTCATGTTCCAAGATCCCTTCACTTCAGGGAGCAATGACTTAGTTGTCCACTACAGCCCTCTGAGCCATGCCCCAAGCCACTGTGCGTTCAAAGCATCTGTCATGCAGGCCTCCCTGCTCAACCTCCAGGGTTCCAGCCATTTGGTAGGTGGAGGACAGATGCCAGTGAAGGCCAGCCCTGCTCCCTCTCTTTCCCAACCCCTCCTGGCTGTCCCTGTCTGCCCCTGCCCACATGCCCTCACCTTCTGGGTCAGACCAGAGGAGGTCACACATGGGCCCATCATGAGGCACCTCTTGCTTTCGGTCAATTGTCCGAATCTGATCCAGGGTCTGGATGGAGGGGGAGAGACCCCCGTGCACACAGAAGATCTACAGGGGACAGCAAGGAAAGAGGGCGGGGCTGAGGCCTGGAGCCCCCCTCCTCTCCCCGTCCCATGGAGCCCTGAGCTGGCCTACCTTGCCATCGATGATGGCTGACAGGCTGAGGTAGTCGAAGATCTCGGTGCAGTAGCGCCACACAGTCACCGAGCCGTACTTGCGCAGGCACTCATCGTAGAATCCGTAGACCTGCGTGATCTGGCGACTCTCATGGTTGCCCCGGATGAGCGTGATGCGGTCAGGATAGCGAACCTGGGGGTGGCCACCAAGCCGGGGCTGGCTCCTAGACGGTCTCTCCACACATCCCTCTCTGACCTCCTCATGCCATCCTCACAACCACTGCCCAGCACACTCTTGGAACCTCTCGCCTGATCGTGTGGCATCAGCCACCTCCCAGGCCTGCAGGACCCCTCCAGAGAATGTAAACCTGACCCATCCCCATCAACTATGAACCTAATGGCTCTTCTTTCACCTGCCAGACACAGACCGGGTCCCTAAGCAAGGCACCCAGGCCCTTTGTCATCTGGCCCCACACTGCCTCTCCCACCAGTGGCATCAATGACCTGCCACATTCGCAACAGTgagcctctgcccctcccagaaTGCTGCCCCACTGGCCTCACCACCACCCCCCCTGAGTCTCTGACCACCCCCAAAAGCAGGATCGGTCCATCATCAGTGACACAGCTCCAAGGTGGGGCTGGCCACAGTAGGAGATGAGGGtagaatggactaagacaggccCGACCCGAGGTGGCCCAGGTTGGGGGTGCAGAAGCCGGGGACTACCACCTTAAGTGCCAGCAGCAGGAGGAACGTTTCGACACTGTAGAAGCCACGGTCCACAAAGTCCCCCATGAAGAGGTAGTTGGTCTCAGGGACATCGCCACCCACCTGTGGGGAAGTAGAAAGTTTTGCCCTGTCCTAAACAGTCCCCTACCCCCTACCTGTTTCTGTCCAGCAGAGGCCCTTCTTCCACAACTGCCCATCTAACTCGGGGCCTCTTGCCCCCACTCCACACCCTCAAATTAAGGCTCTCACCCTCGATTAAAGGGGTCTTCTAGTCATCCCCGTTACATTTCGCAGTAGTGGCCACACACTTACTCTGAACAGCTCTTTGAGGTCATAGAATTGTCCATGGATGTCACCGCACACCTGGGGAGCAGGAAGGGGGGATTGGAACTCGAGCAGTGGGAGTTGCCAGGGACGACCCTCCAAACACCCACTGCTTTAGGGAGCTTTATCACTCTTGGCTACACCTCTGCTTCCTAGGGCCAAAATTCTCCTCTCCCACACCAAGTCAGTCTGCTCCAGAAACACACCCGCTGTCCCACGCTGAGTACCAACTATTCTGTAGGCAAGAGCTAGAACTAAGTCCTTCCAGGTAGATGTCCCGGCCCCCTCCTCTCTCCACTCCCCTCAAAGTACCCAGAATCAAGTTACTAACACAGAGCCCTGGAGACATGTGAGCAGAATCACTCACCAAATAGGAGTCCTTCTGCCCTGGCCAAGAATCTCCACTAACAAATCCAAAGTCCCTTCCCACacccctctttctttcctttttcttttcttctcttcttttctttttctttcttttctttctttcctttttttcttccttccttccttcctctctctctctctttctctcgagacacagtctccctctgtcacccaggctggagggaagtggcccgatcttggctcactgcaatctccacctcccaggttcaagcgattcttctgcctcagcctcccaaggagctgggattacaggcacctgccaccacaggtggctaatttttgtatttttagtagagacggggtttcaccatgttggccaggctggtcttgaactcctgacatcaagtgatgtgcccatcttgccctcccaaagtgctgggattacaggtgtgagccactgtgcacagcaaCCCCCACTTCTTGTAACAGTGCTCCCTTGAAGATGAGGGAAAGGACAGACAAAAGAGGCTTAGGGGTGGGCTTATAGAGCCCCCAAGATGAAGAGGAAAGTCCATGTGCCTAAAAGACCAGGCCCGGCTCTGCAGGGACAGCAGGTACTCACTGTGACTGGCGAGTCCACTCTCTGCACGTTGCTCTCCTCTACCAAGATCTCTCTGGAGACAGGAGAAGACCAGGGTCACCACAGCCAGGCCAGCCCAGCCCAATTCCTGACCTTTTTTGGCAGGGAGGGGAGGATATGAGGTGGTTCTTGAACCTCCAGGGGGCAGGAGTGAAGCATACAGTCTCCCCAGAACAGGCTGGCCACAGCCCTCCAGCATGCAACACCCTTCCGTGGCTCCCTGCTGCCAAAAGGACAAAGTCCAAGTTCTTATTCCAGCGTTCCAGGCCTTCTGAGCAGGCTGGGACTTTTCCAGCCCTGACTCCCCCTTAAGCTCCCTCTTCCGCATCCAGGACTCACTCCTGGGAGGCGGGTCTCCCCAGCCTCTCCACAGCAGAGCTTAAGTAACTCTTGGCCAATCACAGAGCCCTTCTCCCAGGCTATCCAGATACAAGGGTAGGTGCCCAGGACAGGCCCACCAGTGGATGCACCTTCAAAGTGATGCgctcttggccaggcgcggtggctcacacctgtaatcccagcactttgggaggccaaggcacgcagatcacgaggtcaggagttcgagaccagcctgaccaacatggtgaaaccccatctctactaaaaatacaaaaattagccaggcgtggtggtgcatgcttgtaatcccagctactcaggagactggggcagaagaattgcttgaacctggtaggcgggggttgcagtgagccgagatcgggccactgcactccagcctgggtgacagagcaaggctgtctcccaaaaaaaaaaaaaaaaaaaagtgagatgctCTTGCCACGTGTTCAATATTTCTTTACGACTACAAGgacttaaatattttctatttctccttgcgGTGCAGTCTACTTCTACTTGAGTGAGCAGGAGATGAAATCACTTTGCCAGGTAAGAcacccaaattttttttttttttgagacagagtctggctccattgcccagtctagagtgctgtggcgccatctttgctcactgcaacctctgcctcctgggttcaagcgattctcctgcttcaacctcccaagtagctgggattacaggcgtgtgccaccaggcccggctgatttttgtatttttagtggagacggggttgcactatgttgtccacgctggtctcgaactcctgacctcaggtgatccacccacttctgcctcccaaagtgctgggactacaggcgtgagccactgcacccagcctatagaCACCCAATTTAAGCAATACTATATTTCCAAATTTTGCCTGGTAACAGCAGCAGTGAACATTTGAGCtcatactgtgtgccaggaatgTTATTAAGAGCTTGACAGGTAGGTACTATGATTCCCAGTACtcagatgaagacactgaagcATGGGAGGAGGCTGGCTTGGTGCCAGTAACACAGGTGGGATGTGATCCAGGGAAGCCTGGCTCTCGGGTCTGATTCTTTATCAAGATATTCTGATGTGGGAGCCCAACTCGCCTGGCCCCCCTCTTTCTGCCAATCTCTTCCCTTAGAATGAGTTTCCTGAGCTCAGTGGACAGGAGGATTCACTTAGGCCCCTTGCTCTGTATAGcagaggcagcaggaaggaggtCTCCCTGGCTTTCTGGGAAAAGGAGGCGGCACTGGCAGTGGTCCGAGAGGCCACACCAGCACCTGTACTGTCCCACTTGCACTGCTTCTTGTGCTGAACATCCTTCCCCATCAACTGCTCACAGTGACTTTTCCAACAGACTGGTGAGGTTCTCTTCAGCCTCATATAACAGTAAAGAAACCGAAGctaggttgggcacggtggctcacgcctgtaatcccagcactttgggaagccaaggtgggtggatcatgaggtcaagagattgagaccatcctggccaacatggtgaaaccccgtctctactaaaaatacaaaaattagctgggcatggtggtgtgtgcctgtaaacccagctactcaggaggctgatgtaggagaatcacttgaacctgggaggcggaggttgccgtgagccaagatcgcaccatcgcactctagcctgggcgacaagagcgaaactccgtctcaaaaaaaaaaaaaaaaaaaaaaaaaagggcaagaaaaaaagaaactgaagcgGCAGGGTCAAGGTTACCAAGCTGGAGAGTGGCTAAATTGGAACCCAGAAGCCCAATTTCCTAAGAATTTATGCCAGCCCCTTCCACAGACCCTGAGTGAAAACCTGAAACCCAGGGAGGTCACATGCAGGGCCCGTGCTCTCGGAAAAGCACCCCTCAGTGCCGGCACGACCCCATTATGGTCTGGGGATCAGGCCCAGATTCCAGCCCCAGTTCTGTCACTTGCAGTACTTCACCAGCCCTATCATGACCTGCCTGCAGTAACAGCTACCAGCGCAGCAGGCCCTGTGCCCAGATACCCAGACTCTCAACTGCATGTCATTATCATTTCAAAAAATCAGAAAGTGACTTGACAAGGGTCATATTGTTTCTAGGTGACAAGGCAAAGATTCATACTGAAGACCACCTGATTCAAAAGCTCAGCTCTTCTGTGCTAGTATTTCTAGGAGCAGCAATTTCAGCTCAGACACTGCGGACCTCTGTGTTTCCACGGGTTTCACCTGCATCTCTGTGCCCTCTGGGCAAGCTGGTGCTCTTGACACTACCAGCCTCAGCCTGGGTCTCTGTTGGGTCCCCAGGAGGCCATAACCAGGTATCAGAGCTGGCCCCGCTTCAGACTGAGCCTTGGCCTAGTACCTCCTAGTTTCACTCAGTTTCAACTGGGCAGGACCCT encodes:
- the LOC105482886 gene encoding serine/threonine-protein phosphatase 4 catalytic subunit isoform X2 codes for the protein MGDFVDRGFYSVETFLLLLALKVRYPDRITLIRGNHESRQITQVYGFYDECLRKYGSVTVWRYCTEIFDYLSLSAIIDGKIFCVHGGLSPSIQTLDQIRTIDRKQEVPHDGPMCDLLWSDPEDTTGWGVSPRGAGYLFGSDVVAQFNAANDIDMICRAHQLVMEGYKWHFNETVLTVWSAPNYCYRCGNVAAILELDEHLQKDFIIFEAAPQETRGIPSKKPVADYFL
- the LOC105482886 gene encoding serine/threonine-protein phosphatase 4 catalytic subunit isoform X1; amino-acid sequence: MAEISDLDRQIEQLRRCELIKESEVKALCAKAREILVEESNVQRVDSPVTVCGDIHGQFYDLKELFRVGGDVPETNYLFMGDFVDRGFYSVETFLLLLALKVRYPDRITLIRGNHESRQITQVYGFYDECLRKYGSVTVWRYCTEIFDYLSLSAIIDGKIFCVHGGLSPSIQTLDQIRTIDRKQEVPHDGPMCDLLWSDPEDTTGWGVSPRGAGYLFGSDVVAQFNAANDIDMICRAHQLVMEGYKWHFNETVLTVWSAPNYCYRCGNVAAILELDEHLQKDFIIFEAAPQETRGIPSKKPVADYFL